The Thermostichus vulcanus str. 'Rupite' genome has a segment encoding these proteins:
- a CDS encoding PilN domain-containing protein, producing MYTPDINFLKERPDAITTVRTGGGAVVAPGAGGGSQNWIPAIGLGAVAAAVAIGAFLYFQDSFTRQLQTLQAEQTRLNNELSTANAELARLQALDQELQTIRAQTQGFRSFLGSVQPWSAILEDFRRRVPGQGVWITGISASGDTLSVQGGALDFPLVNDFLLTLLDSNFVTGAVINTASKVDGTQTTEPSVNYGLTVTVRTLGDPDPEFTRELELRGATGLVEKIRILRQVETN from the coding sequence ATGTACACACCGGATATTAACTTCCTTAAAGAAAGGCCGGATGCCATCACCACCGTTCGCACGGGTGGAGGAGCTGTTGTTGCTCCTGGTGCTGGCGGGGGATCCCAGAATTGGATCCCGGCCATTGGCCTTGGAGCCGTCGCTGCTGCTGTGGCAATTGGGGCTTTTCTCTATTTCCAAGACAGCTTTACCCGGCAGCTCCAAACCCTTCAAGCCGAGCAAACCCGTCTGAATAACGAACTAAGCACCGCCAATGCGGAACTGGCTCGTTTGCAGGCCCTCGATCAAGAATTGCAAACCATTCGTGCCCAAACCCAAGGGTTTCGCTCTTTTCTGGGATCCGTCCAGCCTTGGTCGGCTATTCTTGAAGACTTCCGCCGTAGGGTTCCAGGTCAAGGGGTATGGATAACAGGAATCAGTGCCTCCGGTGATACTCTCAGCGTACAAGGGGGAGCGCTGGATTTTCCTCTCGTCAATGACTTTTTGTTGACCCTGTTAGACTCTAACTTTGTTACAGGGGCAGTCATCAACACTGCCTCCAAAGTGGATGGTACCCAGACTACTGAACCCAGTGTCAACTATGGCCTGACTGTAACGGTACGCACCCTGGGGGATCCCGATCCAGAGTTTACTCGTGAGTTGGAGTTGCGGGGTGCCACTGGCTTGGTTGAGAAGATCAGAATTTTGCGTCAAGTGGAGACGAACTAA
- a CDS encoding aminotransferase class I/II-fold pyridoxal phosphate-dependent enzyme, producing MVLSKAFRRLRSLDRKSQERAPLFEAIRHYCSLDKAPFHTPGHKQGRGIPADLLALLGENVFRADLTELPEVDNLHDPDGVILEAQTLAAEAYGADRSWFLVNGSTCGVETLVMSVCDPGDKILLPRNCHKSAIAGVILSGAVPAYIEPDFDLELGIAHGITPSGLEQALQEHPDAKGVLVVSPTYYGVCCDLQSLATIAHAHGLPLLVDEAHGPHFAFHPELPLSALEAGADLVVQSTHKVISGMTQASLLHLKGSRINPNRVRNILQLLQSTSPNYVLMMSLDVARRQMALEGETLLSQTLALADQARTRLNQIPGIHCFGSERIGSTPGFFEFDRTRLTVTVSELGQFGFDAHDWVNDHFHVQPEMSTLHNVVFILSIGNTPRDVDRLVESFTALSEHSQGSPQSQTMADKMQRLSLLQRPPLAPRRLSPREAFFAPIHRIPFQQAVGHICAEIISPYPPGIPILVPGEEVTQEAVDYLLLVHEAGGFINGPEDVRLQTLKVVKLD from the coding sequence GTGGTTCTGTCAAAAGCATTCCGTCGCTTACGCTCGCTTGATCGTAAGAGCCAAGAACGTGCGCCGCTATTTGAGGCCATCCGTCACTATTGCAGTTTAGATAAAGCCCCTTTTCACACACCCGGTCATAAACAGGGGCGCGGGATCCCGGCTGATTTGCTGGCGTTGTTGGGAGAAAACGTCTTCCGGGCCGATTTAACCGAATTGCCGGAAGTGGACAACCTGCACGACCCGGATGGAGTAATTCTGGAAGCCCAAACCTTGGCCGCAGAAGCTTATGGAGCAGACCGCAGCTGGTTTTTGGTCAATGGCTCCACCTGTGGTGTGGAAACGCTGGTGATGTCGGTGTGCGATCCGGGGGACAAGATTTTGTTGCCTCGCAACTGCCACAAGTCTGCCATTGCCGGGGTGATCCTCTCAGGAGCAGTGCCTGCTTATATTGAGCCGGATTTCGACCTAGAACTGGGCATTGCCCACGGCATTACCCCAAGCGGACTAGAACAAGCCCTTCAGGAACACCCCGATGCCAAGGGAGTTTTGGTGGTGAGCCCCACCTATTATGGGGTGTGCTGTGATCTGCAATCGCTGGCTACCATTGCCCATGCCCATGGCTTACCTTTGTTGGTGGATGAAGCCCATGGCCCTCATTTTGCCTTTCACCCGGAGTTGCCTTTGTCTGCCCTAGAGGCGGGTGCGGATCTGGTGGTGCAGTCCACCCATAAGGTGATCTCAGGCATGACCCAAGCTTCTCTGCTCCACCTCAAGGGATCCCGTATTAACCCCAACCGGGTGCGCAACATTCTGCAACTGCTGCAATCCACCAGCCCCAACTATGTGTTGATGATGTCCCTGGATGTGGCCCGACGGCAGATGGCCCTGGAGGGCGAAACCCTGCTCAGCCAAACCCTGGCTTTAGCCGATCAAGCCCGTACCCGCCTGAATCAGATTCCTGGCATTCACTGTTTTGGGTCAGAACGGATTGGCTCTACGCCGGGTTTTTTTGAGTTTGACCGCACCCGCCTGACGGTAACCGTGTCGGAGTTGGGGCAGTTTGGGTTCGATGCCCACGACTGGGTGAACGACCATTTTCATGTGCAGCCGGAGATGTCAACTCTGCACAATGTTGTTTTCATCCTCAGCATTGGTAATACTCCAAGGGACGTTGACCGGCTGGTGGAGAGCTTCACTGCTTTGTCCGAGCACTCTCAGGGATCCCCTCAATCCCAAACGATGGCGGACAAAATGCAGCGACTCTCTTTGTTGCAGCGCCCCCCTCTGGCTCCCCGGCGGCTTTCTCCCCGCGAAGCCTTTTTTGCGCCGATTCACCGCATTCCGTTCCAACAGGCGGTTGGCCACATTTGTGCTGAGATCATTTCTCCCTATCCACCCGGGATCCCGATTTTGGTGCCGGGAGAGGAGGTGACCCAAGAGGCGGTGGACTATTTATTGTTGGTGCATGAGGCAGGCGGGTTTATCAATGGCCCGGAGGATGTGCGCTTGCAAACCCTGAAGGTGGTCAAGCTGGACTAG
- a CDS encoding hemolysin family protein, with translation MDDPPLSLAAAAAFPETELSWGDASFSLLWVIGLLAINAFFVAVEFSLVSARRSRMLQLASEGNRQAALVQKAQEQLEYSLSTTQLGITLASVLLGWIGATKVAPTLFLALSQLTWLQGMDVALVQGLSVVVVFSLLTYFQIVAGELIPKTLAILYSEPIALRLAWLNRLVSRLLQPFVELPRFSSRCVLRFLGARIPEDSSFYSTMTVEELQLLIASSVESGNIEAEERELLSNIFEFGETVASEVMIPRTSIDAVPETATVQEVLAEVAESGHSRYPVFGESLDDIRGLIHVKELVGQLAKGSLELQSPITEFIREAHFEPENKLIAELLPQMKQQHWAMVVVVDEFGGTAGLITIQDLVEEIVGKLSDGPDPDEKEPDIQDLDESTLLIQAQLDIEEINERRGLNLPLHEDYQTLGGFLIYHMQKIPRTGEKFTYQDLEFQVVRMEGPRVDRVKIIRQPSSMEGSLPALPQPQTARAHS, from the coding sequence ATGGACGACCCTCCTTTATCGTTGGCGGCTGCGGCTGCCTTCCCCGAAACTGAACTTTCCTGGGGAGATGCCTCCTTTAGCCTCCTCTGGGTCATCGGTCTTTTAGCCATTAATGCTTTTTTTGTCGCAGTCGAGTTTTCGTTGGTGTCGGCACGGCGCTCGCGCATGTTGCAGTTGGCCAGCGAGGGGAACCGTCAGGCAGCCCTAGTCCAGAAAGCACAGGAACAACTGGAATATTCCCTCTCCACCACGCAGTTGGGCATTACCCTGGCCAGTGTATTGCTGGGTTGGATTGGAGCCACCAAAGTTGCACCCACTCTGTTTCTGGCTTTAAGCCAGTTAACTTGGCTGCAAGGGATGGATGTGGCCCTAGTGCAGGGGCTGTCGGTGGTGGTGGTGTTTTCGTTGCTCACCTATTTTCAAATTGTGGCGGGGGAGCTGATCCCGAAAACTCTGGCTATTCTCTATTCAGAGCCGATTGCGTTGCGCTTGGCCTGGTTAAACCGCTTGGTCAGTCGTCTGTTGCAGCCCTTTGTGGAACTGCCACGCTTTTCCTCCCGCTGTGTGTTGCGATTCTTGGGGGCGCGGATCCCAGAGGACAGCTCTTTTTACAGCACCATGACGGTGGAGGAGCTGCAACTGTTGATCGCCTCGTCGGTAGAGTCCGGCAACATTGAGGCAGAAGAACGAGAACTCCTCAGCAACATTTTCGAGTTTGGCGAGACCGTCGCCAGTGAGGTGATGATCCCGCGTACCAGCATTGATGCGGTCCCCGAAACCGCAACGGTTCAAGAGGTATTGGCGGAGGTGGCGGAGTCAGGGCATTCCCGTTACCCCGTTTTTGGCGAATCTTTGGACGACATTCGCGGCTTGATCCATGTCAAAGAATTGGTCGGTCAGTTGGCCAAGGGATCCCTGGAACTGCAAAGCCCGATCACCGAGTTCATTCGCGAGGCCCACTTCGAGCCGGAAAACAAACTGATCGCCGAATTGTTGCCCCAGATGAAGCAGCAGCACTGGGCGATGGTGGTGGTGGTAGATGAGTTTGGCGGTACAGCGGGCCTGATCACCATTCAAGATTTGGTGGAGGAGATTGTGGGCAAGCTCTCGGATGGCCCGGATCCAGACGAGAAAGAACCGGATATCCAAGACCTTGACGAATCGACCCTTTTGATTCAAGCCCAGTTGGATATCGAAGAAATCAACGAGCGCCGTGGCCTCAACCTCCCCCTCCATGAGGATTACCAGACCCTGGGGGGCTTCTTGATCTACCACATGCAGAAGATCCCCCGTACCGGCGAAAAGTTCACCTATCAAGACCTAGAGTTTCAGGTGGTGCGGATGGAAGGGCCGCGGGTGGATCGGGTGAAGATCATCCGCCAGCCTAGCTCCATGGAAGGTTCCTTACCGGCTCTCCCCCAACCGCAAACCGCGAGGGCCCATTCATGA
- a CDS encoding PepSY domain-containing protein: MKHYLISWISAVLLSGPMLLLGVANEPAVAQSSAPAIRTEEAIQIARGVVPNGVIKEVELERKDGRLIWEIEFTNDIEVKIDANSGDIVDIDD; the protein is encoded by the coding sequence ATGAAACATTATCTAATCTCTTGGATCAGTGCTGTGCTCCTGAGTGGCCCTATGCTGCTGTTGGGTGTTGCTAACGAGCCCGCAGTGGCTCAATCCTCTGCTCCTGCCATCCGCACTGAGGAGGCGATTCAGATCGCACGGGGTGTAGTTCCCAATGGTGTGATCAAAGAAGTGGAACTGGAACGAAAAGATGGGCGGCTGATTTGGGAAATTGAGTTCACCAATGATATTGAGGTGAAGATCGATGCCAACAGCGGCGATATTGTCGATATTGACGACTGA
- a CDS encoding thioredoxin family protein, with amino-acid sequence MARTPSTMLALETPAPDFSLPDVVTGKTISLTSFADKPALLVMFICEHCPYVKHVQEELARLGKDYKDRGVGIVAISANDAEKYPDDRPENLKKMAETLGFTFPFCYDETQEVAKAYTAACTPDFFLFNAERKLVYRGQLDDSRPSLTDIPVTGKDLRAALDNLLAGKPIDPDQKPSLGCNIKWKPGNEPTYFG; translated from the coding sequence ATGGCTCGCACCCCCTCAACCATGCTGGCCTTGGAGACCCCAGCTCCTGACTTTAGTTTGCCGGATGTGGTGACTGGCAAAACCATCTCTCTGACTAGCTTTGCCGATAAACCTGCCCTCTTGGTGATGTTCATTTGTGAACATTGCCCCTATGTGAAGCATGTCCAGGAAGAATTGGCCCGCCTCGGCAAAGACTATAAGGATCGCGGTGTCGGGATCGTGGCCATCAGTGCCAATGATGCCGAGAAATATCCGGATGATCGCCCAGAAAACCTAAAAAAAATGGCAGAAACCTTGGGCTTTACCTTCCCGTTTTGCTACGACGAAACTCAAGAGGTGGCCAAAGCGTACACCGCCGCCTGTACCCCCGACTTCTTCCTGTTCAATGCTGAGCGCAAGTTGGTGTACCGAGGCCAACTGGATGACAGCCGCCCTAGCCTGACGGATATTCCGGTGACCGGTAAAGACCTGCGCGCTGCCTTGGATAACCTTTTGGCGGGCAAACCCATCGATCCGGATCAGAAACCCAGCCTAGGCTGCAACATCAAGTGGAAACCCGGCAACGAACCCACCTATTTCGGTTAG
- the pilM gene encoding type IV pilus biogenesis protein PilM — MRLAVAQRAVFPGVFSFLGGSKTQTMLGVDINPERISVAQLKKQGNGRYRLAHYHSVEMPEGAMIEGRILDPGTIGLALMNLLNENKIPTNLPTATAVPVREAIVRLIRLPADLPADELRRVVLEQEAELYIPYPRDQADVDYQPLGLDLSQDGIERIEVLLVAIPKEVVDNYLEVLQAANLKVRCVELASFSLIRTIREQLTQYGPQEAVLLSSIGYESSEISILVNGIPQFTRTVNIGTIHMRQVLAQSLNLPISRTGDLLQSLKLPLISPTDVLSTGEQPITTNPGVAAVTRVISDLADEIKRSIDFFINTESSAPVVKVLLAGPGASIGQMDGFLSQSLSMAVELADPFGNIAVPDSLELPLEERPAMGVALGLALREYTK, encoded by the coding sequence ATGCGTCTAGCAGTGGCGCAAAGGGCGGTATTTCCCGGAGTGTTTAGCTTTCTCGGCGGTTCCAAAACCCAAACCATGCTTGGGGTGGATATCAACCCTGAGCGCATCTCGGTCGCCCAACTGAAAAAGCAGGGCAATGGTCGCTATCGTCTGGCCCACTACCACAGTGTGGAAATGCCAGAAGGGGCGATGATCGAAGGGCGCATCCTCGATCCGGGCACGATTGGCTTGGCCCTCATGAATTTACTGAATGAAAACAAAATCCCCACCAACTTGCCGACCGCAACGGCAGTACCTGTACGGGAAGCGATTGTTCGTTTAATTCGTTTGCCTGCTGATCTGCCTGCTGACGAGTTGCGTCGGGTGGTGCTGGAGCAAGAAGCTGAGCTTTACATCCCCTATCCGCGGGATCAAGCGGATGTCGATTACCAACCCTTGGGTCTGGATCTTTCCCAGGACGGCATTGAACGCATTGAAGTGCTGTTGGTGGCCATCCCCAAAGAGGTGGTAGACAACTACCTGGAAGTGCTGCAAGCGGCCAACTTGAAGGTGCGCTGTGTGGAGCTGGCTAGCTTCTCTCTCATTCGCACCATTCGTGAACAACTGACACAATATGGCCCGCAAGAGGCGGTGTTGCTGAGTTCGATTGGCTATGAGAGCAGCGAGATCAGCATCTTGGTGAACGGGATCCCGCAATTTACCCGCACCGTTAATATCGGCACCATTCATATGCGGCAGGTCTTGGCCCAATCGCTGAACCTGCCGATTAGCCGGACAGGGGATTTGTTGCAATCTCTCAAATTGCCCCTGATTAGCCCCACCGATGTTCTGTCAACCGGAGAACAACCCATTACTACCAATCCAGGGGTCGCCGCTGTAACGCGGGTTATCTCCGATTTGGCGGATGAGATCAAGCGCTCCATTGACTTTTTCATCAATACAGAAAGCAGTGCTCCAGTCGTAAAAGTGCTCCTGGCTGGCCCTGGCGCTAGCATTGGGCAAATGGATGGGTTCTTGTCCCAATCCCTGAGTATGGCGGTGGAATTGGCGGATCCCTTTGGCAACATTGCGGTACCGGATTCCCTAGAATTGCCCTTAGAAGAGCGCCCAGCGATGGGAGTAGCTCTGGGATTGGCTCTGCGGGAATACACCAAGTAG
- a CDS encoding TatD family hydrolase, translating into MLDVVPAGWVDTHVHLNYPDFAEDLPEVAQRWREAGIHRLVHSCVTPEEFPQLQAIADQYPEVFLSVGLHPLEARQWQPDMAAQIAQLAAADPRVVAIGETGLDFYKSDPADIELQKQAFQAQIAIAQSQDLALIIHCRDAAEATHQMLSQAIAEAGPVRAVMHCWSGSPAETREFVALGCFVSFSGIVTFKNAQLVRDSALEVPLSQLLIETDCPFLAPTPFRGKRNEPAYVERVAHTLADLLHISPEQLAEQTSQNAAQLFRLPILA; encoded by the coding sequence ATGTTGGATGTTGTCCCTGCTGGATGGGTGGATACCCACGTCCACCTCAACTACCCCGATTTTGCTGAGGATTTGCCTGAGGTTGCCCAACGCTGGCGCGAAGCCGGGATCCACCGATTGGTTCATTCCTGTGTCACGCCGGAGGAATTTCCGCAGTTACAGGCGATTGCCGACCAATATCCGGAGGTGTTTTTGTCGGTGGGGCTTCATCCTCTGGAGGCCCGCCAGTGGCAGCCGGACATGGCCGCTCAAATTGCCCAGTTGGCAGCTGCGGATCCGCGTGTGGTGGCGATTGGGGAGACAGGGCTGGATTTTTACAAGTCAGACCCAGCCGATATTGAGCTGCAAAAGCAAGCCTTTCAAGCCCAGATTGCCATTGCCCAAAGCCAAGATTTAGCCCTGATCATCCATTGTCGGGATGCGGCTGAAGCCACCCACCAAATGTTGTCCCAGGCGATTGCCGAAGCAGGGCCGGTGCGGGCGGTGATGCATTGCTGGAGTGGATCCCCGGCGGAAACGCGGGAGTTTGTGGCGCTGGGTTGTTTTGTGAGCTTTAGCGGCATTGTTACCTTCAAGAATGCACAGCTTGTGCGGGATTCTGCCTTGGAAGTGCCTCTGTCGCAACTCCTAATCGAGACCGACTGCCCTTTTCTTGCTCCGACTCCCTTTCGTGGCAAACGCAATGAGCCTGCCTATGTGGAGCGGGTTGCCCATACCCTGGCGGACTTGTTACATATCTCTCCCGAGCAACTGGCGGAACAAACCAGCCAGAATGCCGCCCAATTGTTTCGCCTGCCGATACTGGCGTAG
- a CDS encoding DUF2854 domain-containing protein, translating into MFEKLPLPISTLILFAGVAATVWGFINYNDPTLNLIGIFAGIPLLLGGVTMKVVELKPVPALVPASAEVVQARNQQATEIQKQVRADITKYSYGANAHLEDALEFLGLRGPLEADLPKVKGYQEELRDGQYTLVLLFDSPAVSFEQWQESYQKKMQGFFGRDVKVQLTQPQENQVQLALIAQPISSTT; encoded by the coding sequence ATGTTTGAAAAATTGCCTCTCCCCATCAGCACCCTCATCTTATTCGCCGGAGTCGCCGCCACCGTCTGGGGCTTCATCAACTACAATGACCCGACCCTGAACTTAATCGGTATTTTCGCCGGGATCCCGTTGCTGTTGGGCGGGGTAACCATGAAAGTGGTCGAGCTCAAGCCGGTACCTGCTCTCGTCCCTGCCTCTGCGGAGGTGGTTCAAGCTCGCAACCAGCAAGCCACAGAAATTCAAAAGCAAGTGCGCGCCGACATTACCAAGTACAGCTACGGGGCCAACGCCCACCTCGAGGATGCCCTAGAGTTTCTGGGTTTGCGGGGCCCACTGGAAGCGGATCTACCCAAGGTGAAGGGGTACCAAGAAGAACTGCGAGATGGGCAGTACACTTTGGTGCTTCTGTTCGATTCTCCCGCTGTTTCCTTCGAGCAGTGGCAGGAAAGCTACCAGAAAAAAATGCAAGGTTTCTTTGGCCGAGATGTGAAGGTGCAACTGACGCAACCCCAAGAGAACCAAGTGCAATTGGCACTCATCGCTCAGCCGATATCCTCAACCACTTAA
- a CDS encoding AMIN domain-containing protein: MMNRRVAYGCALSLILSLPMLAMESRVDEAVAQQLTSANPQSISRIKDIRLVPNGNRMKLEIDTVGGTRPQVFFTQQGQSWIGDITNAQLDMGQGSYRQESPLPGVSFIEAKQVGSDSVRVQIAGTSAAPQGLLAQRSPTQLVFDFEGLPSAQVAAAPSPATMPVVAPPAPVSQPPAPQPIAQSPTQIPPQPSAGAPATPVPQMISQVPAVGQLNQPQLPPGALPNESQFQGRAIAPPSGDIAVGTILPSPPTVDLGSNAKITLTLKDAPVGDVLSLLVRRAGLNVVLNDVPPDLTISLDVNESPLQETFNFILRLKELQAQRREQTVFIGTNLPGITERLVRNYRINQAVATELAPKLSAVLNAVTPGSPAQVEIDERTNSITVIGTSQQQDIAAAQIAQLDVRKRQVLISVRAVDIQLDNNESLSVGLGGASGNFALGTFGGGNFGGTPLNQPAGSSVESVGPLDSSGSISGVFNSLNRLQQSLALRVDAAITNQTGKVLTDPKVVVADGSSSRVSIGSTVPVNVETITIPLGDNQQSITQRLVREDAGVILDVSEVRVDDNGFVTLTIQPEISIPVPAGVLEGGDFAGIQLFNIEKRQLEASQLRLRDGQTFIIAGLIEDRDIVDVRKVPLLGDLPLLGSLFRSQSVNNSRSEVVFMLTPYIMNDDVAFGLVSNP, translated from the coding sequence ATGATGAACCGTCGAGTAGCTTATGGGTGTGCATTGAGCTTGATCCTGTCATTGCCCATGTTGGCTATGGAAAGTCGGGTTGATGAAGCTGTAGCTCAACAGTTGACCTCCGCAAACCCCCAAAGCATCAGCCGCATCAAGGATATCCGTTTGGTGCCCAACGGCAACCGGATGAAACTCGAGATTGACACAGTGGGGGGAACTCGCCCGCAGGTGTTCTTTACCCAGCAGGGCCAATCCTGGATCGGCGATATCACCAATGCTCAGTTGGATATGGGCCAAGGTAGCTATCGCCAAGAGTCGCCATTGCCTGGGGTGAGCTTTATCGAAGCCAAGCAAGTGGGTAGTGATAGTGTGCGGGTGCAAATTGCTGGCACGTCAGCAGCTCCCCAAGGATTACTGGCTCAACGTAGCCCCACTCAATTGGTTTTCGACTTTGAAGGGTTGCCCTCCGCTCAAGTGGCTGCCGCTCCCAGCCCAGCGACAATGCCAGTCGTGGCTCCCCCAGCTCCTGTTTCACAACCTCCAGCACCACAACCTATCGCTCAAAGTCCCACCCAAATACCTCCCCAACCCTCTGCAGGTGCTCCTGCCACTCCTGTCCCGCAGATGATTTCCCAGGTTCCAGCAGTAGGTCAACTCAATCAACCCCAATTGCCTCCAGGAGCTCTGCCCAATGAATCTCAATTCCAAGGGCGGGCCATTGCGCCTCCTTCTGGAGATATTGCAGTAGGTACGATTTTGCCAAGCCCTCCCACAGTTGATCTGGGTTCCAATGCCAAGATCACCTTAACCTTGAAGGATGCCCCAGTAGGCGATGTTTTGAGCCTGTTAGTGCGCCGGGCAGGATTGAACGTGGTGTTGAACGATGTTCCCCCAGACTTGACGATTTCATTGGATGTGAATGAATCACCCTTACAGGAAACGTTTAACTTCATCTTGCGGCTGAAAGAATTACAGGCCCAGCGGAGAGAGCAAACCGTATTTATTGGGACTAATTTACCAGGGATCACAGAGCGATTGGTTCGCAACTATCGTATTAACCAAGCTGTTGCTACTGAGCTTGCACCCAAGTTGAGTGCAGTTTTGAATGCTGTAACCCCTGGGAGTCCCGCCCAAGTTGAGATTGATGAGCGAACCAACTCTATTACAGTCATTGGCACATCCCAGCAGCAAGATATAGCAGCGGCGCAAATTGCCCAATTGGATGTGCGCAAACGTCAAGTTTTAATTTCGGTGAGAGCTGTTGACATCCAGTTAGACAATAATGAAAGCCTATCCGTTGGCTTGGGAGGAGCTTCGGGTAACTTTGCACTTGGAACCTTTGGTGGAGGCAACTTCGGCGGAACACCACTTAACCAACCTGCAGGATCTTCTGTGGAGTCTGTTGGTCCTCTAGATTCATCTGGTTCTATAAGCGGTGTATTTAATTCTCTGAATAGGCTTCAGCAATCACTTGCTCTGCGCGTTGATGCTGCAATTACCAATCAAACCGGGAAAGTATTAACTGATCCTAAAGTTGTTGTGGCGGATGGATCCTCTAGCCGAGTTAGTATCGGTTCAACTGTACCTGTAAACGTTGAAACTATTACCATACCGCTAGGAGACAATCAGCAGTCCATTACCCAGCGTTTGGTTCGTGAAGATGCTGGGGTTATTCTGGATGTCTCGGAAGTTAGGGTGGATGACAACGGATTCGTCACTTTGACTATTCAACCAGAAATTTCCATCCCTGTGCCTGCAGGCGTGCTCGAAGGTGGAGATTTCGCAGGCATCCAACTTTTTAACATTGAAAAGAGACAACTTGAAGCATCTCAACTGAGGTTGAGGGATGGTCAAACATTCATCATTGCTGGTTTAATTGAAGATAGAGATATAGTTGATGTGAGGAAAGTGCCATTATTGGGTGATCTACCTTTGCTGGGCTCTCTGTTCCGTTCTCAGAGTGTTAACAACAGTCGTAGTGAGGTAGTGTTTATGCTAACTCCTTATATTATGAATGATGATGTTGCTTTTGGGTTGGTTTCTAATCCCTGA